AGTAAAAATCTTTTGAACTCACCTTGTGGTAATATAAATAATTGACGAAATTGTTCGGCATTAACACCTAATAATGACTTCAATAATTGATTACCTGCATTGATTTTACTTTCTCTTAATTCATAATCCCCATTAATAAGTTCACAAATCTCTAAACTACCGTGTGTTTTAGTAGTATTACCTTCTTTTAAATAAGAACCTTTTCTTGCTACATAAAAATGCTCATTGCCTAATCTAAATTCAAATTCGACACTCATCGGTTGTTTATTATCTGCAAAGTGACTTCTTAAATCACCTTCTTTACGGTCTTTAGTAGAGGCTTCTCCAAATAATGCATATACTATCGCATCAAAAATCATTGTTTTACCAGAACCTGTTTTACCACTAATTAAAAATAATTCATTATTTTCAACTCGAGTAAAATCTATATATTCATCTAAGAAAGGTCCGAAATTTTTAAGTTTTAAGGCAATTGGACGCATTTACTTGTTGCCTCCTTCCGATAATTTATTAAGTATTGCTGTAATTTTATTTTTTTGCGTCGTCGTTAATTCGGTACTCGTAATATCTTCGTAAAAATTATTAATAATCGTATTATCGTCAAGTTGTTCAATAGCTTCACGTCGTTCCAAATAAGTATGTTCGAAATCAAAAGACATATTAGTTAGTGCCAACGTATTTGGATAAATTTGCTTTAAATACATCATTGGATCTGTTACGTGAGACATATTTTTCAATTTAAAATGTAAATAGTTCTCTTTATTTTTAATATTGATTTTTTCTTGAATTGCATCTTCATAATTACCTTCTACGACTTCTAAGACACGTAGTGGTTCCAATGGTATGAAGGTGTTTTTAATATGATCATTTTCAACAATTACGCTGCGGTATCCTTTTTGCTGAGACACTTCGGAAAAAGAATATTGTAGCAATGAACCACTATAGCTAATATATTCAGAGTCTATGCTAAATGGATGATGAAGATGCCCTAACATCACATGATTAAAATCTTTAAATGAAGCTCTATCAACTGATTCTACAGTGCCAATAGTTAACGGCCTTTCAGAGTCAGAACGTTTACCACCTTGTACAGTCATATGCCCGAT
The Staphylococcus kloosii genome window above contains:
- the sbcD gene encoding exonuclease subunit SbcD encodes the protein MKIIHTADWHLGRMLNGKSLLKDQAYILEQFITAMKQEQPDVIVIAGDVYDTSYPSKEAIQLLERTIDELNLSLNIPLIITSGNHDGKERLNYGARWFEKSNVYIRTQLDYMSSPITINNINFYTLPFATISEVQHFFQHETVETHQQATDLCLAHMSKEMDKNAINMLIGHMTVQGGKRSDSERPLTIGTVESVDRASFKDFNHVMLGHLHHPFSIDSEYISYSGSLLQYSFSEVSQQKGYRSVIVENDHIKNTFIPLEPLRVLEVVEGNYEDAIQEKINIKNKENYLHFKLKNMSHVTDPMMYLKQIYPNTLALTNMSFDFEHTYLERREAIEQLDDNTIINNFYEDITSTELTTTQKNKITAILNKLSEGGNK